Within the Gracilinema caldarium DSM 7334 genome, the region GATTCTCGTCATTCATACGTTTTATATCATTTAAGTTCTTTAATGCATCCTGATTTACTTTACCCCATTCACGTTGTATCATCATTTGCCAACGGTCTTTAATATCAATCGGTATGTGCAAACTACAAAGATGCTCTATTTCTGGGTTTGTGTAGTGTAAAGATTCCATCTCGGTTTGTAATCTGGTTACTTTTTCATGGATGTCTCGATTTTCCTGCTGCAATGCTTGTATCTTCGAGACAATACTATCGCTTATCGTTACATAACTACTGATAAAATCTGTTATATCATGCAGATTGACATCCGGTTCAACACTCTGAAAAACCTTCTTAAGAGCATCCCTAGAAATCTCAATCTCCCGTAACAGGTTTTTACTAGTCCTGATAAAAAAAAACATCCAAATTCCAAAGCCTATGAGGAACACCCATAATAACATTGGTATGAATAATAATGAGAACACACAGAAAATAAGTAACAACAGTGAAAATATTATTAATTGATTGTATTTTGTCATCATTCTACCACCTTGTATCTATTATTATTAATTAAAAAAGTATATAAATCAAGAAAATCCGCTTTATTTTTTTTGATAAACAATTACCCTGTAAGCAAATGGATATATTTGATAATTTTGCTAAACTTTTAATTTTAGACTATTTTAATAAAATTTAAAAGTGAAAGGAACTGTTCTTTTTGTATTGGTTTTGTGAGGTAAAAATCACATTCTTGAGCAAAAGAACCTGCAGTATATTTTAAATCATCCAAAGCGGTTAGCATTATAATTTTAGTAGGCTGATACACCTCTTTGTACATGGGGTCTGTTCTAATCATTTGTAATAATTCTGAACCAGTGCCATCGGGCAAGAGAATATCTAAAATAATCAGTTTATAGGGGCTATTGGTAGTAATACTTGTTTCAAGTAAGTATTGGGCTTCCTTTTTAGTGCCTGCAATATCTGCGGAAATATCAAGCCGTTCTAAAATCATTTCTAAATATTCCTGTTGAGAGAGGTCATCCTCAACAAGCAAAATAGAACCATGCTGTACCATACTGAAACTTTAATTTTACTAACACTGAATGTCAATTTTTTTTTCACTATCAGTTATGTTTCAGTTGTTCTTTACCGGTTCTAGAGCAGGCACTCGGTAAAAAGTAAGCCAACCTTCACTCGATATCGAAGGTTACTGCAACCTTGCCACAACTTCCTTCAGCCATTAATTTATAAGCGTCTCCTGCCTGTTCCAGACTAAAGCGGTGGGTTACCAGGTCCTCAGGGTGAATCCCCCAGCGAAGAATTCGTTCGACCAAATCTTCCATACGCCAGATTGAAGTTACCCAAGATCCATAGATCGTTTTTTGGTCATGGATGATATCGGGACTGGGATTAAAGGCAACTGAATTACCTTCACCTACCATAGCTATTTTACCCCACTGCCGTGTTGCCCTAATAGCAAGGGCTCGTCCATCAGGATGAGCAGAACAATCTATAGCTTTTTCAAATCCTCGACCGCCGGAAAGTTTTTTTAATGCTTCCAAAGCATTTGGACCTGGAGCCACCACATAATCCGTCAGGTGCAGCTTCTTTGCCAGCTCGATCCGCTGAGGATTTACTTCCACCCCTACAGTCATCTGAGCCCCCATAGCTTTTGCTAACATGAGGGTAGCCAGACCAACAGGACCTAAACCAACGACTAATACCGCATCATTCCCCGAAATTCCTATTTTTTCCAGAGCTTCATATACGGTACCAAACCCGCATGCAACTTGAGCACCATCAACATAGGAAAGAGAATCTGGTAGAGCTACTAGGTCTTTCTCGTCTGCTAAAATATAGGGGGCCATTCCACCATCTCTTTGCCATCCATATGCGGCTCGATAGGGACTAGAACAGGAAATCATATATCCCATCCGGCAATCATGACAGACCCCGCACCCGGAAATGTGATAAATAATAACCCGATCCCCTACTTTAAAACGCTTAAGCCCCGGTCCAGCCTCCACAATTTTACCTGCCGGTTCGTGCCCCGCGATCACCCCCTGGTATCCCTCGGGGCCTTTGCCAAGGTGTTCCCGGTAAATAGCCCGGATATCGGAGCCGCAGATCGTCGAAGCCCCGGTTGCTACCAGAACCTGTCCATGTCCGGGGGTGGGAATATCATATTCCCTCAGTTCCACCGTACTGTTTCCGGGCAGTACCGCCCCTTTCATTTTGCCTTTCATACGTTCACCTCCTCGCTATTCCAACCTGCTATTTTTCCGTCCAAATCCCATAAATCTTCCCAGCCCCGCGCTCCCTTCCATAGGAACACCTGGCCTTTAATGAGTCGACAGTTTTTATCAATCGAAGAAATAGCTCTCATTTCCTGATCTGTCAAAGGGTCTTGAATAACCGATTCCAGATTGGAACGAATGTTTTTTGGATTTACCGAAAAGGGAATCGGAATTTGGCCCCGTTTTATAGCCCACTTTAAACAAACCTGTGCTGGGTGAATCGATCGTCGCCGGGCTATCTCGAGAATCACTGGATCTTCCATATCCACTGTATCATCCACAGTTCTGTCCCGTTCCGGACGGCCAGGAGAACCGAGGGGCGCATAGGCTATGGGGACCATTCCCTGAGAAACTACGTAGGTAAAGAGCTCCGGCTGTTGAAAGTGGGGATGAAGCTCCATTTCATTCACCACAGGCCGAATTCGGGCATCCCTCAATACTAACTGCAGTTTCGGGATGGTCATATTTGATGTTCCGATGTACCGCACTAAGCCCTGATCTACTAATTTTTCCAATTCCATCCAAGTTGCCATGAATTCGTCATGAATATAAGGGCGTGCATTGGGACTACGAGAATTTACATCACACTTTGGTGGGTGATAGTTTGGAAAGGGCCAGTGTACTAGATATACATCTAAGTACTCCAAACCTAAATCATATAGAGATTGTTTAAAAGCTTCGGATACATCGTGAGGAGCATGTTTATCATTCCATAATTTAGATGTAATCCAAAGATCTTCTCGTTTAATCGCAGGATACCCTGCACGGCCGTCCATTGCATCCCGTAGGACTTCTCCAATTTCTTTTTCATTCAAATAGACCGCAGCACAATCAATATGCCTATATCCAATTCCTAAGGCATATCGAACTGCTGCTGCTACTGTTTTTGCATCTACCGAATCTGAACCAAAAGTTCCCAAACCTATGCCTGGGATCTTTCCTCCCCCTGGTAAGCTATGATAGGGAACCTGACAGGGATCTATCGGTTGTTCCAATCCAATTGGATTAGTCTCATATTCCATGATTTCACCTCATTTTTAGAATAGCTCTATTCTATCAGAGGCGCTATACTCAAAATGCGACGATTTTATATTATTTTGCGCAATACTAGAGTATCATATAGGTTGAGGACCATAGTAATGCCAAGAATTCAACTGTTACTGGGTTTAGATGATGCTTTTGGCCGGGCCATTGCCCGCGGAGTTATACGATATGCAAAAGCAAAACCAGACTGGAAAGTTTATGGTTATGGTAGGCTCTTTACAGGGGAGCTTGCTCAACCGGATGGGCTGATTGTCCGAGCAGAAACCCCAGAAGAATCAGAACGTTTTTCTGCTATGAACATTCCAGTAGTGGACGTGGCATGTGCATATCCGGGAACTGGCCTTATGGAAGCTTACAACGATGATGAAGAAACTGGCCGTCGAGGAGCGGCATATCTTCGTTCTCTTGGATTTCAATCCTTTGCTTTTGGAGGAATAGAAGGAACACTCTGGTCTCGTCGGAGATTTCAGGGTTATTTTGAATTCCTACATAGAGATTTTTCATTAATAACCCAATTTGAACGACCGTTGCATTGGTGGCGGGACCCTGCTCTCGATCGGACTGACTTAAAACAGTGGCTGCAATCTCTATCACGACCGACAGCATTGTTCGCTGCAAATGATATCGTAGGACTACGTATTATTGAAAGCTGTAAAGAAGTCGGCCTTTCTGTACCCTCTGATATATCCGTACTTGGAGTAGATGACGAAGACCTCCTCTGTGAATTGGCAGATCCATCCCTCTCTAGTATACGCCTGAACTGTGAAGGGATTGGTATGGTTGCGGCAGAATTGTTAGATAAAGCATTGAATCAGCAATCTGATTCTATCAGGGTCTTAAACATAGAAAAAGGGCTACACCCTATGCATATTGTTGAACGAGAAAGCACCCAAACGGTTATCCATAGTGACCCATTGGTTGTTCAAACGGTAACATGGCTCCGAGCCAACGCCCGAAAGCATATCGATGTACGTGATCTTGTAATTAACCTTCCTGCATCTCGCAGAACTGTAGAAAAACGTATTAGAAAGGCACTAGGATGTTCACCCCGACAATTAATTGAGCAGTATAGGTTAGAATATGCAAAATATCTTCTCGCAACCACCAATATGCCCTTAGATTCTGTGGCTCAAAGCTCTGGGTTTACTGTAATTCAGCGATTTTATAGTGTTTTTAAAAAAAGTGAAGGATGCACCCCCGCTATCTGGCGTCGAAACAATCGAAAAAATCCATAAACAAGGAGGCCGTTTCATCAACTTAGATTTTACAATAAAATCTTCTTTCCCAGATCGGTTGAACTAAAACCTTTGAACGATTCATCAAATCGAATTATTTGAACCTTTGACAGTTCCATTTCTTTTGTACATTGAACAATCTCAGGATAGAAGGGTATTTCCGCACCATCTTTAACGAACAGAGGTATTCGTTCCAGGGGACTTACTATTTCTTTTAACCAGAGGCCACCTTTTAACTTCTCTCCAGACCAGAAATCAATCCAGCTTCCAGCGGGCAGATAGACATCTCGAATACCTTGGCTATTCATGACTGGAGCGACCAAAATAGAAAAGAAACGAATTCAACCTTCACATATCATTATTCAAACTCAGCTAGTAGAAAGAGAGAGCACATAAACAGTATTCCCTTTCTCTTTACAAACCGCGAAAATGTAAGTAAATTTAAAGCGGTGATGGAGTCCACCTTGGCACCAGCCTGAACCGCCCGGGATATCCCCTGCTGATGACTCCTTCCGATACGGTCCGTATTGCGGACCACAAGAGACGGAAGGAGGCTACCATGATATCTATCAGTCTGCTTTTTCCTGATCCACAGGATCCACGAAGATTAGAATCTCAGGATATGCCAGATTATTTCATCGATCTCAATCTGGATCAGATTCTAACTACCATTACCAACTCACTGCCGGACTATGGCTTGGAATCAGTTTTTTACCAAAACCTGCATTCCCTTGATGAAATTCGTTACCGGCAACAGATCTTTCAGGACCTGGAACAGCCTGAACTTTTACAAGGCTTCAGAACCTTTTCCAGCACCCTTCGCTCTGTACGGCGAACCCTCAGTTCCCTGGAAAAGCTATACAATCCCTGGCATCGCCGGGGGTGGTTTTTGGAATCTGCCCGGGTCTACCAGGATGCGGTCGAAGGTCTTTACAGCATACTCCAACATATATCTCTCCATTCCAAAGGCTTTTTAGCCCTGCGGGAATACCTTAGCTCCTACAGGGCTTCTGCGCAATTCCAAAACTTACAAACCGAAATAGAAAGCCTCACCAGAGATCTTTCATCCATCCGATACAGTATTGTTATTAAGGGACTTACGGTTAGAGTCAAAAAATACGAGGGGGAGCCGGACTACTCATCGGACATTGAATCTTTTTTCAGTCGCTTCCGTCAGGGGGATACTAAAACTTACCTTGTTAAAATGAACG harbors:
- a CDS encoding response regulator, with translation MVQHGSILLVEDDLSQQEYLEMILERLDISADIAGTKKEAQYLLETSITTNSPYKLIILDILLPDGTGSELLQMIRTDPMYKEVYQPTKIIMLTALDDLKYTAGSFAQECDFYLTKPIQKEQFLSLLNFIKIV
- a CDS encoding zinc-dependent alcohol dehydrogenase family protein, translated to MKGKMKGAVLPGNSTVELREYDIPTPGHGQVLVATGASTICGSDIRAIYREHLGKGPEGYQGVIAGHEPAGKIVEAGPGLKRFKVGDRVIIYHISGCGVCHDCRMGYMISCSSPYRAAYGWQRDGGMAPYILADEKDLVALPDSLSYVDGAQVACGFGTVYEALEKIGISGNDAVLVVGLGPVGLATLMLAKAMGAQMTVGVEVNPQRIELAKKLHLTDYVVAPGPNALEALKKLSGGRGFEKAIDCSAHPDGRALAIRATRQWGKIAMVGEGNSVAFNPSPDIIHDQKTIYGSWVTSIWRMEDLVERILRWGIHPEDLVTHRFSLEQAGDAYKLMAEGSCGKVAVTFDIE
- a CDS encoding aldo/keto reductase, which codes for MEYETNPIGLEQPIDPCQVPYHSLPGGGKIPGIGLGTFGSDSVDAKTVAAAVRYALGIGYRHIDCAAVYLNEKEIGEVLRDAMDGRAGYPAIKREDLWITSKLWNDKHAPHDVSEAFKQSLYDLGLEYLDVYLVHWPFPNYHPPKCDVNSRSPNARPYIHDEFMATWMELEKLVDQGLVRYIGTSNMTIPKLQLVLRDARIRPVVNEMELHPHFQQPELFTYVVSQGMVPIAYAPLGSPGRPERDRTVDDTVDMEDPVILEIARRRSIHPAQVCLKWAIKRGQIPIPFSVNPKNIRSNLESVIQDPLTDQEMRAISSIDKNCRLIKGQVFLWKGARGWEDLWDLDGKIAGWNSEEVNV
- a CDS encoding xylose operon transcription regulator XylR, which encodes MPRIQLLLGLDDAFGRAIARGVIRYAKAKPDWKVYGYGRLFTGELAQPDGLIVRAETPEESERFSAMNIPVVDVACAYPGTGLMEAYNDDEETGRRGAAYLRSLGFQSFAFGGIEGTLWSRRRFQGYFEFLHRDFSLITQFERPLHWWRDPALDRTDLKQWLQSLSRPTALFAANDIVGLRIIESCKEVGLSVPSDISVLGVDDEDLLCELADPSLSSIRLNCEGIGMVAAELLDKALNQQSDSIRVLNIEKGLHPMHIVERESTQTVIHSDPLVVQTVTWLRANARKHIDVRDLVINLPASRRTVEKRIRKALGCSPRQLIEQYRLEYAKYLLATTNMPLDSVAQSSGFTVIQRFYSVFKKSEGCTPAIWRRNNRKNP